The nucleotide sequence AATCCAGCCCCAAAACAGTGACCGAGGTCGCCACCCAGTTTGGCTTTTATCACTTAGGGTTCTTGGCTCGCGACTACAAGCAGATGTTTGGCGAACTCCCCTCAGCAACCCTCAAACGCAGTCAGTAGATTGTCGTTGTTCATGCCCCATCCCACCAATGCTGCGGCCTGCCAGTTGCCAGTTTCCGGTTTGCAGTGATCCGCAACGGGGGATAGATATCGTTGGGACTGTCAGCGATCGCCTCTACCCCTGCCTAAGTTTGCTGCGGTTGCCTGGGTAGCGATTCATCCTCGGACAGAAACGTTAATCTGTTAAACAGGCTGCGATATCTTGGCCTTGCTCATTAGGATGGCATATACGCACAGCTATGATTGCGATCGCTCCCATCAAATCCTTGCCGGATGGTTCAGTGGCAACCATTCCCATGGGCTGGGCCGAGTATGAACAGTTACTGGTCACTCGTAATGATCAGAGTGTGCCGCGTCTCAAATACGCCGATGGATATTTAGCCCTCAAAATGCCAACTTTCGAGCACGGGCAGTTAATTGCGATCGTGGTTGATTTAATTGTGGCCATCCTCAACCAGCAGTTGCGCGATTACGTCCATACGACCCCGGTGACGTTGCAAATTCCTGAACAGGCAGGCATTGAACCGGATCATTGTTTTTGGCTCAATAACTGGGCTGCCGTGAATGGCAAAAGCCGGATTGATTTGGCCACTGAACCATCCCCTGATATCGCCATTGAGGTTGATGTCACCAACTTCACCAAGGTGGCTGACTATCAACCTTTTCAGGTGTCTGAAGTCTGGCTCATCCGAGGCGATCGCCTCGCTGTTTTCACCTTGACGGTTGACGGCTATCAACCCGCTGAGGTAAGTCAGTTCTTCCCAGAGATTGACTTGTCATCTTTGTATCAGCAGGTCGTTGCAGCAGTTAGTAAGGGTGCGAGCCCGCCGCGCGCGATTCGTTCTGTGCTCTGATCGAAAATTTTGGCCAGCGAGATCACGCCCTATCCTGCCTGCGGTTGCTCGGATTACGCATTCATCCTCGGACAGAAACGTTAATCTGTTAAACAGGCTGAGATCGCCCCCCAGCTTGGCGACCCATGCAGAAGATTTGCCGCGACGCTACGAGGACTCCATGTTGAATTATTCCGGCTTCGATACCCCCGAACCCCCCAAGCACAAGTCATTTGAGCTGCCAGGGGCGCGGCCTCACTACACGCCGGATCGCCCGGGCCAAGTCAACCACATCGCTCTGGATTTGGATTTGGATATTCCGAATCAACGGTACACGGGCACCTGCACCATTCGCCTCACCCCCGTGCGCAGCGGCCTTGAACGCCTGGTGCTGGATGCGGTAAACCTACAAATTGAGTCGGTGATGGTGGGCAATCTGGCGCAGCGGTTCGACCATGATGGCGAGCAGCTTTACGTCTATCTTAGCCAGCCAACGACGGTGGGGAACGCGATCGAGGTGGCGATCGCTTACCACAGCGACAATCCCCAGCGCGGCCTGTACTTCGTGGCCCCGACCGAGCATCAGCCCGACAAACCCGTCCAAGTGTGGACCCAGGGCGAAGACGAAGACTCCCGCTACTGGTTCCCCTGCTTCGACTATCCCGGTCAGTTGGCCACCAGCGAAATTCGGGTGCGGGTGCCCAAGCCCTACCAGGCCATCTCCAACGGCGAACTGGTTGAGACGCAGGAAGAAGGCGACGCCAAGATTTTCCACTGGGTTCAGAAGGAAGTCCACCCTTCCTATTTAATGACTCTGGCAGTGGGCGACTTTGACGAAATCCGTGATGAGTGGGACGGCATCCCCGTCACCTACTACGCGCAGAAGGGCCGCAAAGACGACGCCCAGCGCACCATGGGCAAGACGCCCGAGATGATTGCCTTTTTTAGCGATCGCTTCGGCTACCGCTACGCCTTTCCCAAATACGCCCAGGTCTGCATCAAAGACTTCACCTTTGGCGGCATGGAAAACACCTCCTGCACGCTGCTGACCGATCGCTGTCTGATCGACGAGCGGGCGGCGCTGGACAACACCAATTCGGAGATGCTGGTTGCCCACGAACTGGCCCACCAGTGGTTCGGCGATCTGCTGGTGATCAACCACTGGTCCCATGCTTGGGTGAAAGAGGGCATGGCGACTTACTCAGAAGTGCTGTGGACGGATGACCAGTACGGTGCTGACGAAGCCGCCTACTACCGCCTCGGCGAAATGCGCAGCTACCTGTCGGAAGACAAAAGCCGCTACCGTCGTCCCATGGTGACCCACGTTTACCGCGAGCCGATAGAACTCTACGATCGCCACATTTATGAGAAAGGCGCGTGTGTCTATCACATGCTCCGCACCGAGTTGGGAGACGAGCTATTCTGGCAGGCCATCCACGGCTTTGTAAACAAATATGCTCACAAGACCGTCGAGACTCTGGATCTCATCCGCACTATCGAAGAAACCACCGGACGCAACCTGCGCTTCCTGTTCGATCAGTATGTGTATCGCGGTGGTCATCCCGATTTCAAAGTGGCGTACAAGTGGGATGCCGACAGCAACCTGGCGAAAATTACGGTTACCCAAACCCAGGCGAAAGCGGGGGACAAGAGCAGCAAAAGCGGCTTGTTCGACCTGCGCATTCCCATCGGCATTGGCTATGTGGAAAACGGCGAAGTCAGCGTGCAGCCGATGACGGTGCGCATTCACGAGCAGGAGCAGGCGCTGTACTTCCCGCTGCCCAAAAAGCCCGATTTCATTAGCTTTGACGTGGGTAACCACTACACCAAGACGGTGAAGCTGGAATATCCCCTACCGGAACTCAAGGCCCAACTGAAGTACGATCCCGACCCCATCGCGCGGGTCTATGCCGTGGAGGCGATCGCTCAAAAAGGCGGCCTTGATGCAGTGAACGCGCTAGCCGACGCCCTGACGACCGATTCTCTCTGGGGCGTGCGGGCCGAAGCGGCGAAACAACTCGCCGACCTCAAGCTGGATCAAGCGATCACCGCTCTTTTACAGGGCTTACAAGACCCGCATCCCAAGGTGCGCCGCGCCGTAGTGGAAGCCCTGGGCAAAGTCAAAACGTCGGCGAGCTACCAGGCTTTGCTGGAAATCGTGCAGGCAGGCGACCCCAGCTACTACGTCGAAGCGTCTGGCATTAGTGCATTGGGTGAAGTGGGTGCGTCGAAGCTCTCCGGTATTCCCGATGCGGCGCAGACCCTGGGCGTGTTGCGCACGGTGCTGCAAGAGCGAGCCGGGTGGAATGAAGTGGTGCGATCAGGCGCGTTGAGCGGCGTCAGCCAGTTCAAAACCTCAGAAGACGCCCTCGACCTGATTTTGCAATACACCGAACCCGATGTGTCGTCGATGCTGCGGTTAGGGGCCGTGCGATCGCTGGGCAAGGTTTCCACCGGGCAAACCAAGCCCAATGTCGAGCGCATTCTCGAACGGCTGGAAGCGATCGCGCGGGAGCCCCAATTCACCACGCAGATGACGGTGATTGCGGCGCTAGGCATGATGGAAGACGTCGGAGCCGTGACGGTGCTGCAAGGCATCGCTGACCACATTGACGATGGCCGCGTGCGCCGCCGCGCCGAAGAGACGATCAAAAAAGTACAGAAAAAGGTCGAGAAGGATCAGGCCGTTGCCAAACTCCAGGAGGATCTGGAAGAACTCAAAAAGTCGAACCAAGACCTCAAGAGCCGCTTAGAAGAACTGGAAGCGAAAGGCAAGGCTTAGGCAACGCTCCTCCCAACACATTAGTAGCAGCATTGCACTTTCACCGGACATCATGTAAATTCATTGTACGGGGAATGATTCTAGGTGGGGAAGAGAGAAGTTGCCGCTTCTCAAATCCCCTAATCATCCCGCTTAGTCTCAGTAAGTCGGGATGACTGGAATCTATTGTATTCCCGCTGTCTTGTCCTTACCGCTTAATCAGGGATCTGGAGAGTTCCCCGTTTTCTTCAATGTGAAAACGGAGACACCCGTATGTTTCAACCGCCCGCCGGAGCCGTGCAGACCGCTCCTCAGTTCAACCTGCCTTCCTTTAATCAAGAAGCCGTACGCCATATTTTGCTCGGTGACTATGGCGCCATTGTTGACAGCATCAATCGTATGACCGTGCTCGGCTACTGCGAAAGACTCGCCTGGAGCGAACCGCTGCCCACCGGACGGCATGGTGAATACATAAGCGTTATGACCCGCAAACGCACCCTGTCATAACAGGGCCACCGCTAGCCTCAGTTGTGTTAGTCACAAGAGCCTCTCGGTTTAACAGCGATCGCCATACCAGGGGCTCGCCCTCGCCAGCCAATTTGCGCCACACTAGAGCAGGAATATGAACGGAGCGATCGCGATGGCATGGCGTGAGGTATCGGGCAACTGGCTATATGTGCCACAGAGTCCCCGAGCCATCATTCACTTTTTGGGCGGGGCCTTTGTGGCGGCGGCCCCGAATGTCACTTACAAGCTGTTGCTAGAGGCTTTGGGTCAGCGGGGCTACGTGATTGTAGCCACCCCATTCATCAACACCTTTGACCACAAAGCGATCGCTCACGAAGTGCTCGTCACCTTTGACCAAGCCCGGTACTATCTCGAAAATCGCGTCATTCTCAAACGGCTACCCATTTATGGCCTGGGCCACAGCATGGGTTGCAAAGTCCATCTGCTCATCAACAGCCTGTACGAAGTCGAGCGGGCCGGCAACATGTTCATGGCCTTCAATAACTTTTCAGCACGGCGATCGATTCCCTTGCTCGACCAAATGATGGCCTTCACCCCGGTCAAAGAGGCCATGACCTCGATGGAATTCACCCCCTCGCCCGAGGAAACCCTGGATTTAATTGACCGCTACTATCCCGTCGAACGCAATCTCCTGATCAAGTTCCGCAAAGACGACCTGGATCAGACTCGACCTCTGCATGAGGTGCTGTATCACCACTTTGCGGAACTGACGACAGTGCAAATTTTGCCCGGTACTCACACCACCCCCATGGCCCAAGATCTCTCCTGGCAACCAGGCCAGCAATTCAGCGCGCTGGATGCGATCGGGCAGTTCGTCAAACAAGAATTCACCCGCGACCTGCGGCAGCTCGAAGACGCTCTGTTGATGTGGCTGAATCCCCTTGGTGCCATGCGATCGCGCCGCGATCGCTAACGTTCCAGAAGCGATACGAGACATTCGCTGCGATCGGCTCGAAAACAGCCGTCAGTCGTATGGAAGCCGCATTCAGGAAAATACCTTGTATTAAATATGACGGAATGGTTCATCCCTTGCAGGCTGGCGGACAAATTTCGGCATATTAGTGAGTCAACTTTCCCCAACTGCCCCGGCATCCCCTAATCATCCTCCCGGTCAGTCTGCGCCGATACCCCATGTCGAGGAGACAAGAGTCGATCGCATCACTCTGGAATGTATGCAGATTTATGTACTTTCTCGACAACATTCCGACCCAAATGATGGAAAATTGCAAAATATTGAAACCGCTATGCAGCAATATCTTGCATGGTTGTCTCGGTAAAAATCATCGTTGTACGTGATCAAGAACACTAGAATTTCTCTGGGTGGCCGGGAAATATACGAGTAGTTCTGAATGTGAGGTGTGGCTCATCGGCTGGGTTATCCCAATTAATCCGGTGCGATTTGCCAGACACCTGCTGCTGTTGCTCCTCATTCCGGAAAAATTCTATGGCATTTTCTGTTCCCACAGCGGTCACCGAGCAAATCGCGATTCCAGGCATTATTGGCGGCCTGGGGCCGCTCGCCCACATTCAATTTGAACAGATTTTATTAGAGCGCAGCTGCCGTCGGGGGGCCACCTGTGACCAAGCCCATCCCGAGTGGATCTTGATGAATGCCACCCAGATTCCCGATCGCACCAAAAGTATCAAAGGCATTGTTCCTGACTGCACGCCTTACCTGGTGAAATATGGACAAAGATTACAGCGAGCCGGGGCTGATTTTTTGATTGTGACGTGCAATACTGCCCACGCCTTTTATCCTCAAGTGCAGGCCCAGCTTGACATTCCCTGGATTCCGCTCATGCAGGCCACTACTCAGGCGATTCGCGAACAGTTTCCTACCGCCCAAAATGTGGGCATATTAGCGACGGATGGCACATTGCAGACTCAGCTTTATCATCAGAACTTATGCCAGGCAGGCCTTACGCCCATTTATCCGGTCGTCGGCTCACCGATGCAGCGGCGGGTAATGCAGTCGATTTATCATCCCCAATGGGGCATCAAAACGACTGGTGCCAAAGTGACCGACCCGGCACTAACGGCCCTGGCCCATGCGACCCACTGGCTCAAAGAACAAGGCGCTGACATCGTCATTGCTGGCTGTACTGAGCTGTCGGTGGGGCTCGCTCACATTGAGTCCCTGTCTTTGCCATGGATTGATCCGTTAACCGCGATCGCCGATATCACCCTTGATTTGGCCCATGGCGATCGCGCTGTCCACTCTTTATTGGCTGCCTAATGAGGTGTTGCATCGTGTTTAGCTGCTTTTTTGCCCCCCTACAGCTAGCCTTCATGGCGAGATTATTGAAACGTTGCATAGTTATCAGTGCCTGTTGTCTGTTGCTCTGGGGCAGTGGCAGCGGGATCATGGCACCATCGGCGATCGCCGCCCAGCAGCCAACCTTGATCGCCCAAACCAATCGCAGCACTACGAGTAGCGATCGCCCCTCTAGGGAGGCAGCCACCGATGAGGCCAAAAACGGGGCAACAGAAATCACCCTCATGCCCCCCGACATCCAACGCATTATGGATCGGGGCAAGCTCATCGTCGCCGTGTTGGGCACCAGCAATGCCCCTTTCTTCATGGCTGACGACAACGGCCAAGCGGCCGGACTCGACATCCAATTAGCACAAGCGCTGGCTGACCAGTTAGGGGTGGATTTAGAACTTAACCGGTCGCCTGATACCTTTAATGCCGTCGTCGATACCGTCTACTATCGCGGGGCTGACATGGCCATTTCCAAAATTAGCCGCACGATGAAACGGGCCGTGCGCGTGCGCTTTTCTCACCCTTACCTCACCATGCGTCAGGGGTTATTGATTAACCGCTTATTACTGGCCCAGCAAACCAATAGCGACAACGTCATTGAAACCATTCGCGAATTGACGGGTGATGTTGGCGTGATTAAAGGGTCATCTTATGTTGGCTTTTTGCAGCAAAAATTTCCTCAAGCCACCATTGTGGAGCTCGAATCATGGGAAGACATTGTGACTGCCGTGAGCCAAGGGGAAATTTTGGCGGGCTACCGCGATGAGTTGGAAATCAAAAAGGTCGTCAAAACGAAACCGGATGCGGCCCTACAGCTTAAGACAGCCGTTCTTACAGATACTCAAGATGCACTCGCCATGGTCTTTCCATGGGAAAGCACCCACCTGCTGGCATTCGCGGATCAGTACCTCGACACCCTGGATGCAGAATACACCGTCGATAGCATTTTGGAAGAATTTGCCAGTTATCTGCAAACGCAGCCACTCACGCCCTAATCACTGCCACATTGCCTAGCCGACCACCGACCTGCACTGGTGGTCGCCCCTGATCGTTGCCCCAAACCATCGTTGGACATCTCACTGCCATGACGACTTATCTGAAAAAAAGCCGACTGCCAAACATTTCGCTGGAATGGTTAAGGAGTCCTTGGTGCATTTTGGTGAGTGTCGTTTTAGGGGTTTACCTTGGCACCTCACTGCCTGCCGTGGCAGAAGCGATCGCCCCTATTGGCAACCTTTATCTCGGCTTGCTCAAAATGTGCGTATTGCCGATTCTGTTATCGGCCATTTCTAACAGTATTGGGCGATTGATGCAGAGTCATGATGCCAAGCAATATGTGCAGCGCATTTTGATTGTGTTTCCTGTTGCCATGTTTGGCATGAGTGCGCTGGCCGCCATAGTGGCAATTTTGACGGGCCCAGGGCGTAATCTATCAGCTGCTACATTAGAAAACTTGGGGGGCTTGGTCAATCAATCCAGCATTGATTTAGAAATGTCACTGACCGGGCCGATTCCGGTGGAAGAGTCGGGCACCAATCTCGCCTCATTTATTCTCAACATGGTGCCGGAAAATATCTTCCTCGCCTTGAGTGAAGGGCAAACGCTAAAAGTACTCATTTTCGCCATCGTGTTTGGCATTTCTTTGGGTCTGATCAAAAACGCCAACACCGAACCGCTATTCAATATTTTGGACAGCATTTACAGTGCCTTTAACCAAGTAATTCACTGGTTGACTTATCTGTTGCCCTTCGGTTTGTGCAGTTTGCTGGCCGTACAACTCTCACGCATTGGCCTGGATGTCTTGCTTTCAATGGTCAACTTTGTCGTAGTCACCTTGGTGATTTTTGCTGCGGTCTACGTGTTGGGCACCTTTATCATCAGCTGGCGAGCAAAGCGATCGCTCCTGGCAGTCCTGAGAGCGCAAAAAGATCCGACCATTCTGGCGCTGGCCACAACGAGCAGTCTGGCTTGCCTTCCTGCCGCGATCACCAGCCTGCACGAGGACCTCAACTTCGATCGCCAAACCACCGACTTGGTGACGCCGCTCTCCATTACTCTCTGCCGCTTTGGCTCCATCATCTACTTTGCCGCGGCCACGGTATTTGTCGTGCAACTCTATCAAAAACCGCTGGACTTCGGCACCCTGATCATCATCATCGTGGGTTCCGTGTTTGCGGGCATGGCGACCTCTGGGGTCACGGGCATCTTGACCTTAACCATGCTGGGGCTCGTCCTAGATCCCCTCAAGCTACCGCTAGATGCGGTCTTGGTACTATTTGTCGCGATCGACCCCATCATCAACCCTTTTAGAACCCTCAGCATCGTGCAAACCGGCATGGCCACAACGGCGATGATTGCCAATATCCAAACCGAGCCTCGTCCCGAGGGCTCACCCCTTAACCAATCGGCGTAATTTAAGGGACCTGGCTCTCAAGCCTGATCGCGATGATTTAAAGACGGTTGGGCAAGCCAATTTCACAGTTCATCGCTTCAAAAGCCGCGATCGCCGCTGGATAATATGCGCCCAATGTTGTGGCGGGATCAAGCAACGGGCGCGGGTAGGCATATTCGTAAATACCGGGCTGATCTTCATAGATGAAGGTGTTACCTAAGAAATTGCCATCGAGAAGAAAAACGAGATTCGTGGTGGTGTACACCTTGCCCTCTCGTACCTGTCCTGTGTAAAAATCGCCCTCATCGAGATAAATATCGAGGATACAAACCTGCCCCGGCGTGCTTGAAGGATAAATATAGAGAGATTCTTCGATTGCGACCCACTCTCCCAAGTAGGGCGCTACCGCTGGATCAACCGCTGCCCAGGCGCGAGCAAATTCAGCCACGATCCACCGCTCTGCCAGAGTGCGGCGATCGGGATAAAACTCACTCGTCGCTAAGTCTGGCAACCTTTGTCGCATTATTTGTTGCAATTGCTGTTGTTCAACTTCGGTCGGCCAGCGTTCTGACTGAGCGATCGCAGGGAGCCCGGCTCCAAGCAACAGATAACCGGTGATGCCCAGTCCTGGCAACTTCTTCCAAAACTTCTGCATAATTTTGCCTATCTATTGCCTCTCTTGTGCTGGTGTACGCCTAATGTGCCGATGTCTTCATTGGAGTTGATACTGATTCCGGACAAATGAGACAGAGCGCTTTATCGGGTCACGAGACAAACCGGAAGAATGAGACCGGCGATCGCGAGAACGAGGAGGCAAAGTTGATCACCGACCGCGCTAACCAAGTAGACAAAATATCGGAGACCGGCCAACCAGTCGGCGTCAACCATTCAGCCAGGGTATAAAAGGGACACGATAAAACATTCCCCACGTAGACTGTCACTTCGCTGGCAATCAGCACAAAGGCGATCGCGGTCAATCGCGTGAGTTGGTTCGTCACGCCGCAATACAGCAAAAGAGAATGGTCCTCAACCTGATCTCAAGCACCCGGGGATGAAGCACTTTTACCCATGTCAGCAACAGACCACCATATGTAAGTAGTGGAAATTATGCGCTGCCAACGGGCCATCTATGGCGCTAACGCCAGCTTATAAGCGGTGCACTCAAAGTTAATGCCACCCTGGCAAAAGAGATTACTGCCATAATTGACGCCACTGAATGAAGGCAACTATGCTCTGATACTTGAGGAAACGTCATCGCCGATAACCGGACTCCGTCCCCAGCCTGTAGGGCTACCCCCCGGCTGTTGGCAGCGACACTTCATCTTTCGCAAAGTAATCTTCCCCACCTTGTCAAAATGTGAGCTAGGCTTACCGCTAGTGTAAATTCACTGAAGAGATATTTTTTCATGGTAGAAAGTGGCAAAACAGTCAAAGTTCACTACACGGGTAAGTTAAACGACGGCTCGGTCTTTGATTCTTCGGAAGGGCGCGAACCATTAGAATTTCAGGTTGGCAGCGGGCAAGTGATTCCCGGTTTTGATACCGCTATTCAGCAAATGGATGTAGGCGCGTCTCAGACCATCACCATTCCCAGCAACGAGGCTTATGGGGCAGTCCGCGATGAGATGATTGCGGTGGTGCCCCATGCACAATTTCCCGACGGACTCAACCCCGAAGTGGGGCAAACGCTACAGCTCCAAACTCCCGAGGGCGCGCTACCCGTTCGGGTCACTGCAGTGAAAGATGAAGGCGTGGTCATTGATGGCAATCATCCCCTAGCGGGCGAAGATTTGACCTTTGACCTGACTTTGGTCGAAGCCGCTTAAATCTACCCGGCGAGAGCGATCGCTGTCGATAAGTCACAATTCAGCCAGCGCTATTGCGACGTAATAGCGCTGGTTTTGTGTGCAATTGGGTCGGCCAGAGGAATGGCGATCGCTCCCAATGGCCCTCCAGCAGCCATCCCATGATTTAGTGCATGTACAGTGCGCCGTCATACAGTAAGGCATCTGCCAAATGTTTCGGCTGCCGTTGGTGGCAGCCACGCTTTAAGCGCTGAGTCCACCCAGCTGATGAGGGTGTCGGGCTCTTCACTTTGCGAGCAGGCAATGGCGCTGCACCCAGTTGAGAACGAAAAATCGATGGCATCGTGAAGAGCTCCTTGGGATAGTGATGAGATACGAACAGGGACTCGATGAAGATAATCAGCGCTATTCAGAAGTCCATTGGCAAATCAAGCGACCGGCTGCTGTCGTGACCCAACGCGCCTGCAATGGCCGATTGGCAGGCTTTTCACCATGAAGCGCCACGCCGCCACCGACAGGCATCAATTCTGTTTCGGCTAAACGGTAAAGCTTGATAGGGTTGGGGGTACGTTTCATGGGGCAAAGCTCCAGAATAGTATTCGGTATTGCTAACCTCAGCCAGAGCACTGGCCTTCCCAACGCGACTCTTGTGTTCTTCATCACAGCTTCATTTGGTCGCTCATCACTCGGGAGATCCCCAAAAACAAAAATGCTGACCTGTGGTGCATTACGCGACGCGAATGACACCCTACGCATGGGAAATTCCTTTTCAGAGATCTCTATTAGATCTGGATAGATCTGGAACCAGTGCTCAACCGCTGAGGTGGCTGGCCGACGGCGCTGATAATTTTGGAGTTGGCAACGCATTTTCGGCTTAATCTATCGGCATGGATCTGTTTGACCACCATCGCGAAACCCAGATTGACGCCGAGGCTCCTTTAGCGGCGCGGCTGCGGCCTCGCACGTTGGACGAGTTTATTGGTCAGGATGCCGTGGTCGGGCCAGGACGTCTGCTGCGACGGGCGATTCAGGCCGACCAGCTGTCTTCGCTGATCTTTTTTGGGCCGCCGGGGACGGGGAAAACAACCCTGGCGCGAATCATCGCGAATACAACGAGTGCTCAGTTCATTGCGCTGAATGCCGTGTTGGCGGGAGTGAAAGATATTCGAGAGGCGATCGCCCAAGCCCAAAACCTGCGCGGTCAATTTGGTCGCCGTACCATTTTGTTTATCGACGAGGTGCATCGCTTTAACAAGGCCCAGCAAGATGCGCTATTGCCCTGGGTGGAAAACGGCACGGTCATTCTGATTGGGGCGACGACGGAGAATCCTTTTTTTGAAGTGAACAAGGCGTTGGTCAGCCGATCGCGGG is from Leptolyngbya iicbica LK and encodes:
- a CDS encoding DUF1350 family protein, with the translated sequence MNGAIAMAWREVSGNWLYVPQSPRAIIHFLGGAFVAAAPNVTYKLLLEALGQRGYVIVATPFINTFDHKAIAHEVLVTFDQARYYLENRVILKRLPIYGLGHSMGCKVHLLINSLYEVERAGNMFMAFNNFSARRSIPLLDQMMAFTPVKEAMTSMEFTPSPEETLDLIDRYYPVERNLLIKFRKDDLDQTRPLHEVLYHHFAELTTVQILPGTHTTPMAQDLSWQPGQQFSALDAIGQFVKQEFTRDLRQLEDALLMWLNPLGAMRSRRDR
- a CDS encoding M1 family aminopeptidase translates to MATHAEDLPRRYEDSMLNYSGFDTPEPPKHKSFELPGARPHYTPDRPGQVNHIALDLDLDIPNQRYTGTCTIRLTPVRSGLERLVLDAVNLQIESVMVGNLAQRFDHDGEQLYVYLSQPTTVGNAIEVAIAYHSDNPQRGLYFVAPTEHQPDKPVQVWTQGEDEDSRYWFPCFDYPGQLATSEIRVRVPKPYQAISNGELVETQEEGDAKIFHWVQKEVHPSYLMTLAVGDFDEIRDEWDGIPVTYYAQKGRKDDAQRTMGKTPEMIAFFSDRFGYRYAFPKYAQVCIKDFTFGGMENTSCTLLTDRCLIDERAALDNTNSEMLVAHELAHQWFGDLLVINHWSHAWVKEGMATYSEVLWTDDQYGADEAAYYRLGEMRSYLSEDKSRYRRPMVTHVYREPIELYDRHIYEKGACVYHMLRTELGDELFWQAIHGFVNKYAHKTVETLDLIRTIEETTGRNLRFLFDQYVYRGGHPDFKVAYKWDADSNLAKITVTQTQAKAGDKSSKSGLFDLRIPIGIGYVENGEVSVQPMTVRIHEQEQALYFPLPKKPDFISFDVGNHYTKTVKLEYPLPELKAQLKYDPDPIARVYAVEAIAQKGGLDAVNALADALTTDSLWGVRAEAAKQLADLKLDQAITALLQGLQDPHPKVRRAVVEALGKVKTSASYQALLEIVQAGDPSYYVEASGISALGEVGASKLSGIPDAAQTLGVLRTVLQERAGWNEVVRSGALSGVSQFKTSEDALDLILQYTEPDVSSMLRLGAVRSLGKVSTGQTKPNVERILERLEAIAREPQFTTQMTVIAALGMMEDVGAVTVLQGIADHIDDGRVRRRAEETIKKVQKKVEKDQAVAKLQEDLEELKKSNQDLKSRLEELEAKGKA
- a CDS encoding aspartate/glutamate racemase family protein, with amino-acid sequence MAFSVPTAVTEQIAIPGIIGGLGPLAHIQFEQILLERSCRRGATCDQAHPEWILMNATQIPDRTKSIKGIVPDCTPYLVKYGQRLQRAGADFLIVTCNTAHAFYPQVQAQLDIPWIPLMQATTQAIREQFPTAQNVGILATDGTLQTQLYHQNLCQAGLTPIYPVVGSPMQRRVMQSIYHPQWGIKTTGAKVTDPALTALAHATHWLKEQGADIVIAGCTELSVGLAHIESLSLPWIDPLTAIADITLDLAHGDRAVHSLLAA
- a CDS encoding substrate-binding periplasmic protein, translated to MAPSAIAAQQPTLIAQTNRSTTSSDRPSREAATDEAKNGATEITLMPPDIQRIMDRGKLIVAVLGTSNAPFFMADDNGQAAGLDIQLAQALADQLGVDLELNRSPDTFNAVVDTVYYRGADMAISKISRTMKRAVRVRFSHPYLTMRQGLLINRLLLAQQTNSDNVIETIRELTGDVGVIKGSSYVGFLQQKFPQATIVELESWEDIVTAVSQGEILAGYRDELEIKKVVKTKPDAALQLKTAVLTDTQDALAMVFPWESTHLLAFADQYLDTLDAEYTVDSILEEFASYLQTQPLTP
- a CDS encoding Uma2 family endonuclease, translating into MIAIAPIKSLPDGSVATIPMGWAEYEQLLVTRNDQSVPRLKYADGYLALKMPTFEHGQLIAIVVDLIVAILNQQLRDYVHTTPVTLQIPEQAGIEPDHCFWLNNWAAVNGKSRIDLATEPSPDIAIEVDVTNFTKVADYQPFQVSEVWLIRGDRLAVFTLTVDGYQPAEVSQFFPEIDLSSLYQQVVAAVSKGASPPRAIRSVL
- a CDS encoding dicarboxylate/amino acid:cation symporter, coding for MTTYLKKSRLPNISLEWLRSPWCILVSVVLGVYLGTSLPAVAEAIAPIGNLYLGLLKMCVLPILLSAISNSIGRLMQSHDAKQYVQRILIVFPVAMFGMSALAAIVAILTGPGRNLSAATLENLGGLVNQSSIDLEMSLTGPIPVEESGTNLASFILNMVPENIFLALSEGQTLKVLIFAIVFGISLGLIKNANTEPLFNILDSIYSAFNQVIHWLTYLLPFGLCSLLAVQLSRIGLDVLLSMVNFVVVTLVIFAAVYVLGTFIISWRAKRSLLAVLRAQKDPTILALATTSSLACLPAAITSLHEDLNFDRQTTDLVTPLSITLCRFGSIIYFAAATVFVVQLYQKPLDFGTLIIIIVGSVFAGMATSGVTGILTLTMLGLVLDPLKLPLDAVLVLFVAIDPIINPFRTLSIVQTGMATTAMIANIQTEPRPEGSPLNQSA
- a CDS encoding FKBP-type peptidyl-prolyl cis-trans isomerase, coding for MVESGKTVKVHYTGKLNDGSVFDSSEGREPLEFQVGSGQVIPGFDTAIQQMDVGASQTITIPSNEAYGAVRDEMIAVVPHAQFPDGLNPEVGQTLQLQTPEGALPVRVTAVKDEGVVIDGNHPLAGEDLTFDLTLVEAA